One window of the Cataglyphis hispanica isolate Lineage 1 chromosome 13, ULB_Chis1_1.0, whole genome shotgun sequence genome contains the following:
- the LOC126853920 gene encoding tyrosine-protein kinase hopscotch, with protein MKGNERSAIIYVATDEKQLNISFFVGETIEDLCIKICKLLKINPLARHLFALQNYYSKLWFPYGYEFTGREKNKFEFRLRFKPYSIKKLKQIDEQAYNYYFQQVRADIMNNKVSDIVYEKHKDELIGLGVSDMYREMLEKQLPREVVELEYKKYIPKECIKRHAFFVKKPIYNALAGISKEQLDASYVKQQYLQQFENMAPNYLSEEYKVIMNKIPNSPTQVLLRVNREGLKYSETDIDDWKTLCTIEDLCFISIREDNTVEISRKTGIPSYLKFKGRTNKMLMSFVSALDGYYRLSIKWTFNLCTNVVTPTLTRLYKLKCHGPVGKEFAYAKLREKRANKPGTYILRESETEYDVYYIDVCNIAGKPQSAKVKQIGPNDFRLDSCTQSYTSLGDLISSLHDPISSWYLVECLPPSEYDMSPLLICASENIASELAANEEVIALLKGGPRCVSQNQLQICKAFCKNNKDLTPTIATTVHRAIWQIAKDKKLEIVMKILRNSSYTKEFLELTDKWGKLRSETLIRLYGITVAPSVGMLFELVKLGPLDEYLRSNSQVISGHDMVEASTSLATALWHLEENHIVHGRIRCASVFVHEHTDNRFTVKLGDPGLFTYSDTDLPWIPPEFYSDLASAKKSFQADIWALATTMWEIFSKGISLIAHTNIDMVKEIFKERKYLPRPINCPNAIYTLMKECWNEKNTRKQPQALARDMNQIMYATYNRCRPYATPYPKVFDVDETTIKKLYFDVEEITLKKKFFDVDENNDLEEKKLNNESCESSLTDTDCTNVTLKDNNDNKSDGNLVFDHINLTHDDNDEEADGSSYLICKNCGDKMVYLKDNKIQCCKKQCEACLGLMDDISQNKCWFVHKNYAIGSGFYGKVFIGTRIHVKTKNIQRIAIKIPNKIPSKDEIYENENTNPYKCFVKDFKREFNIMKTLEHPNIVQILGCIWEYKCLIMEFVEFGSLLKLLHDQRKYYNNVSKITRKLLFYALDIATGMDYLSSKNIVHRDLAARNILVASETQVKISDFGLAQEKENDYYKLKTPSRHLPMRWYALESMKENLFSSHTDVWSFGVTMYEIFSLGQQPNLKVNVTDNLQAVKIGTLYGDNLNDLIKALEHGIRLPCPDGLALEVYRQIIYPCWNKDSHERPSFSTLCQRIQELLQNY; from the exons atgaaggGCAACGAGCGATCAGCAATAATTTATGTTGCCACCGATGAAAAACAActaaatatttcgtttttcgTCGGTGAGACTATTGAAGATTTATGTATcaaa atatgcaAACTCTTGAAGATAAATCCATTGGCAAGACATCTGTTtgcattgcaaaattattattcaaaactgTGGTTTCCGTATGGGTATGAGTTCACAGGCAGAGAGAAGAATAAATTCGAGTTTCGCTTGAGGTTCAAACCATATAGCATAAAGAAACTGAAACAGATAGATGAACAggcttataattattattttcagcaAGTTCGTGcagatataatgaataataaagtatCTGATATTGTCTACGAAAAGCATAAAGATGAACTAATTGGCTTGGGAGTTAGTGATATGTATAG agaAATGCTCGAGAAACAATTACCACGAGAAGTTGTAGAATTAGAATACAAGAAGTATATTCCCAAAGAATGTATTAAAAGGCATgctttttttgttaagaaaCCTATTTATAATGCACTGGCAGGAATATCTAAAGAGCAGCTTGATGCTTCATATGTTAAGCAGCAATATTTGCagcaatttgaaaatatggCACCAAATTATCTGTCTGAAGAATATAAAGTAATCATGAATAAAATTCCTAATTCACCAACTCAAGTTTTACTTAGAGTTAACAGAGAGGGATTAAAATACAGCGAGACTGACATTGATGATTGGAAAACACTTTGCACTATAGAAgatctttgttttatttctataag agagGATAACACTGTGGAAATTTCAAGAAAGACTGGCATAccatcatatttaaaatttaagggACGTACAAATAAGATGTTAATGTCTTTTGTATCTGCGTTGGATGGATATTATCGTTTATCCATTAAGTGGACTTTCAATCTTTGTACAAATGTTGTCACACCTACTCTGACAAgattatataagttaaaatGCCATGGTCCAGTTGG aaaagagTTTGCATATGCGAAACTCAGGGAAAAACGTGCCAATAAACCAGGAACTTATATACTTCGAGAGAGTGAAACTGAATACGATGTTTACTATATAGATGTTTGCAATATAGCTGGAAAACCACAATCGGCAAAAGTGAAGCAGATTGGACCAAACGATTTTCGATTAGATTCATGTACACAAAGCTATACTTCTTTGGGCGACTTAATTTCTTCACTGCATGATCCCATCAGTTCATGGTATTTGGTAGAATGCTTGCCACCTTCAGAATATG atATGTCACCGTTGTTAATTTGCGCTTCGGAAAACATTGCAAGCGAACTAGCAGCGAATGAAGAAGTAATCGCTTTATTGAAAGGTGGACCGCGATGTGTGTCGCAGAATCAATTGCAGATATGCAAAGCGTTCTGCAAAAACAATAAAGATTTAACTCCTACTATAGCGACGACCGTACATCGAGCGATATGGCAAATCGCTAAAGACAAAAAACTCGAAATTGTAATGAAAATACTCAGGAATAGTAGTTATACAAAAGAATTTCTAGAGCTAACTGACAAATGGGGCAAATTACGATCGGAAACTCTGATcag attatacGGTATAACTGTAGCTCCATCAGTCGGGATGTTATTCGAATTGGTAAAGTTAGGTCCATTAGACGAGTATTTGCGCAGTAACTCTCAAGTTATATCAGGACACGATATGGTCGAAGCTTCCACCAGTCTGGCAACAGCCTTATGGCACTTG gAGGAGAATCATATAGTTCATGGAAGGATAAGATGTGCAAGTGTTTTTGTACATGAACATACAGATAATAGATTCACTGTTAAGTTGGGGGATCCTGGTCTTTTCACTTACAGTGACACCGA ccTACCTTGGATACCACCAGAATTTTACTCGGATTTAGCATCTGCAAAAAAAAGCTTTCAAGCAGATATATGGGCACTGGCTACAACCATGTGGGAGATATTCTCCAAAGGAATTTCCCTAATCGCACATACTAATATTGATATGGTCAAGGAG atttttaagGAGAGAAAGTATTTACCGCGACCTATTAATTGCCCTAATGCAATCTATACTTTGATGAAGGAATGTTGGAATGAAAAAAACACAAGGAAACAACCTCAGGCCTTGGCGCGAGATATGAATCAAATTATGTACGCAACATATAATCGGTGTCGTCCTTATGCTACACCATATCCTAAAGTATTTGATGTTGATGAAAcaacgattaaaaaattatactttgatGTTGaggaaataacattaaaaaaaaaattctttgatgtTGATGAAAACAACGATTTAGaggagaaaaaattgaacaatgaATCGTGCGAGAGCAGTTTGACTGACACTGATTGCACGAACGTAACTTTGAaggataataacgataataaatctGATGGCAATTTAGTCTTTGATCACATAAACTTAACAcacgatgataatgatgaagaAGCTGATGGCAGTTCTTACTTAATCTGCAAAAACTGTGGTGATAAGAtggtatatttaaaagataataaaatacagtGCTGTAAAAAGCAATGCGAAGCGTGTCTCGGTCTGATGGACGATATTTCCCAGAACAAATGTTGGTTCgtgcataaaaattatgctataGGTTCAGGTTTCTATGGTAAAGTATTCATAGGTACGCGTATACATGTTAAGACTAAGAACATACAGCGGATAGCCATCAAAATACCGAACAAAATACCGAGCAAAGacgaaatatatgaaaatgaaaatacgaATCCATATAAGTGCTTTGTGAAAGActttaaaagagaatttaacaTTATGAAG actCTCGAGCATCCAAACATTGTGCAAATTCTAGGCTGTATATGGGAATACAAATGTCTGATCATGGAATTTGTCGAGTTTGGTTCGTTGCTAAAACTTTTACACGATCAAAggaaatactataataatgtatCGAAGATCACACGAAAATTGCTATTTTACGCATTAGATATTGCAACTGGTATGGATTATCTTAGTTCCAAGAATATTGTTCATCGGGACTTAGCAGCGAGAAACATCCTGGTGGCTAGCGAAACTCAAGTGAAGATCAGTGACTTCGGTCTTGcacaagaaaaagagaacgatTATTATAAACTCAAGACGCCCTCCCGCCATCTTCCAATGAGATg GTATGCACTAGAGAGCATGAAGGAGAATTTATTCTCATCACACACGGACGTATGGTCGTTTGGCGTGACGATGTACGAGATCTTCAGTCTCGGTCAGCAACCGAATCTGAAGGTTAATGTTACGGATAATCTACAGGCTGTTAAGATAGGTACACTTTATGGCGACAATTTAAATGATCTGATAAAAGCGCTGGAACACGGCATTCGCCTTCCTTGTCCGGACGGACTTGCGCTAGAAGTGTATAGGCAGATAATATATCCATGTTGGAATAAAGACAGTCATGAAAGGCCGTCATTCTCTACTCTGTGCCAACGCATTCAGGAACTGttacagaattattaa